The Mucilaginibacter terrenus genome has a segment encoding these proteins:
- a CDS encoding tetratricopeptide repeat-containing sensor histidine kinase, with product MIRYSFLYLLIAFPVLCFAQEPREKLFKRLKDAQIDSIRSDLYIRIANDYYLPNRNRSNLDSDIYYRIPKDFYLTDKHKLKDLDSAIFYFQKTILLSNRLSLNKRLYDAYLGMGKAYLAKNDIRECEKNYAKAANSAFINHDPGKEAMVWLDLVDGLLRARHSSKKEKWKELSMIASAYFKKIKKLAEQIKNDDRTSITVLGDMAIIYDRYRYTNLAEKEYIGIINKFQNSNASNINMVYLFLSQLYREHGSPDKALFYALKGLKSVKRMKDTTNTHWIYGELGLVYSELGQIDSSMTWYKRALKIRERIPGLPQEHLYRTAGFIIDQLNSQHKPIEGLSLINGLEKSNPPINNLGKALIAQVKAYCYSGLKQYKLAEKSYLLSLHLYPKDSTESFFYWSLKCDIGEFYLKQKQFKEAAYYLRAQDDFPYSDITKRRDIQFLLFKLDSISGHLNTSIRHFQLYKLLNDSIFNTTKSKQIAELQIKYASEKKEAAFKSLQKDSQIQFDKLKQSDQERKIFYMVISFMLALTGLLYFVYYNNRKKTRLINIKNISLGRLIAEKDTLLKEKETLVKEVHHRVKNNLQIVMSLLQRQSLFIANEEALMAIRNSEHRLYSIALIHQKLYQSENFTLVHMFEYINELIGYLQESFDLNGRIIFDKLVDKSDMNINIAVPLGLILNEAITNSIKYAFKEHKNAVIKIIFQKISDNDYLLQISDNGTGLPNGLNHKQTDSMGFNLMRGLSKQVGGSLVVENSCGVTISVQFQPAWSLHHL from the coding sequence AAAGACGCGCAAATTGACAGCATTCGTTCTGATTTATACATTCGTATAGCCAACGACTATTACCTGCCGAATCGCAATAGAAGTAATTTAGATTCAGACATCTATTATCGTATCCCTAAAGATTTTTACCTGACCGACAAACATAAGCTGAAAGATCTGGACAGTGCAATTTTCTATTTCCAAAAAACGATCTTGCTAAGCAATAGACTAAGCTTAAACAAAAGGTTATATGATGCATATCTGGGTATGGGAAAAGCGTATCTGGCAAAAAACGACATAAGGGAATGCGAAAAAAATTACGCTAAAGCAGCAAATTCTGCATTTATAAATCATGACCCGGGAAAGGAAGCCATGGTTTGGCTTGATTTAGTTGATGGCCTTTTGAGAGCCCGGCATTCCAGTAAAAAAGAGAAATGGAAGGAATTGAGCATGATCGCAAGTGCCTATTTCAAAAAGATCAAAAAGCTCGCCGAACAAATCAAAAATGATGACAGAACATCCATTACGGTGCTGGGTGATATGGCAATAATCTATGACAGATATCGCTATACCAATCTAGCAGAAAAGGAGTACATCGGTATTATCAATAAATTCCAAAATTCCAATGCTAGCAACATAAACATGGTCTATCTCTTCCTGTCACAACTTTACCGTGAACATGGAAGCCCAGATAAGGCACTATTTTATGCCCTGAAAGGTCTCAAAAGTGTAAAACGAATGAAGGACACAACTAATACGCATTGGATTTATGGTGAATTAGGATTGGTTTATTCAGAGTTGGGGCAAATCGATAGCAGCATGACATGGTATAAACGAGCGCTTAAAATACGCGAACGGATACCAGGTTTACCGCAGGAACATTTATACAGAACGGCCGGTTTCATAATTGACCAGTTAAATAGCCAACATAAACCGATTGAAGGATTAAGTTTGATCAACGGACTTGAAAAAAGCAATCCGCCGATAAACAACTTAGGCAAAGCTTTGATCGCACAGGTAAAAGCCTATTGTTATTCAGGTTTGAAACAATATAAACTAGCGGAAAAGTCTTATTTACTTTCTTTGCATTTATATCCGAAAGATTCGACCGAATCATTTTTCTATTGGTCCCTTAAATGCGATATCGGGGAGTTTTACCTTAAACAGAAACAATTCAAAGAGGCTGCTTACTATCTCCGGGCACAGGATGATTTTCCATACTCTGATATCACAAAGCGAAGGGACATTCAATTTTTGCTTTTTAAATTAGATTCTATATCAGGTCATTTAAATACTTCAATACGGCATTTTCAACTATATAAATTACTGAATGACTCCATTTTTAACACGACGAAAAGTAAACAAATAGCTGAATTACAAATAAAGTATGCGAGCGAAAAGAAAGAAGCCGCTTTTAAATCCTTACAGAAGGATAGTCAAATACAATTTGACAAGTTAAAGCAATCTGACCAAGAGCGTAAAATTTTCTATATGGTAATAAGCTTCATGTTAGCTTTAACAGGATTACTATATTTCGTTTACTATAACAACCGAAAAAAAACGAGGCTGATCAACATTAAGAATATATCATTAGGCCGCTTAATCGCCGAAAAGGATACACTATTAAAGGAGAAGGAAACTTTGGTGAAGGAGGTGCATCACCGCGTAAAGAATAACCTACAAATCGTCATGAGCCTTTTACAACGCCAATCATTATTTATAGCTAATGAGGAAGCATTAATGGCGATACGTAATAGCGAACATCGACTTTATTCCATTGCATTAATCCACCAAAAGCTATATCAATCTGAAAACTTTACTTTGGTGCACATGTTTGAATATATCAACGAACTGATAGGATATTTACAGGAGAGCTTTGATTTAAATGGACGCATCATATTTGATAAGCTTGTAGATAAGAGCGATATGAACATCAATATTGCCGTACCGCTCGGACTGATCCTGAACGAAGCGATAACTAACTCAATCAAATACGCCTTTAAAGAACACAAAAATGCAGTTATCAAAATAATTTTTCAGAAAATATCCGACAATGATTATTTGCTGCAGATCAGTGATAATGGCACTGGGCTACCAAATGGTCTGAATCATAAACAGACGGATTCTATGGGCTTTAATTTGATGCGAGGCTTAAGTAAGCAGGTAGGTGGCAGTCTTGTTGTTGAAAATAGTTGTGGTGTAACAATAAGTGTTCAATTTCAACCCGCATGGTCTCTTCATCACCTTTAA